TCGACGATGTCTGCGTAGCCACGGTAAGCCTCAATCACGGCATCCTCCACAGTAGTGACATCCAGATGCGGCAGCAGGTCATTCGCGGCACCGGCAGTCGCGGTGTCCCACTCGAGACCGAGCGCGGCATAACTCGCCGTCAGGACGTCGCGGATGGGCTTGGAGTCCTCCACCACGATCACTGAGCTGAAAAGCCACCCTCCGGAGACCACACGCTGGGCCGTGCCGATGAGCTTTATGCTGTGGGCAGGGAAATCGGGGTCTTCGCCGTGGACACTGAACTCCCCCGGGCAGTACTCCCCTGGAATTTCGCCTACTGCGGCGTGGACGCCGACGCTGCGAAGCGCGCCGGCCAGGAGCTCACCAAATTCCGCGAAACGGGCTTTGGCGCGCACTATCGCGTCCGGGTGCGGCTCAATATGATCGATCACCAAGGTTCCTTGGTGATATGCCGCGGCGCGGCCCCCGGCCTTCCGGATGAGTGGCTCGAAACCGAGCTCCCGGCACGCTTCCTCGGCTGCGTGAAAACCAGGCAAATTCGCGTCGCGTTGACCGAAAGCAACCGTAGGCTGGGGACGGTACAGGCGCAGACACGGGCCGAGATTTCCGTTGCGGGCACGCTGGAGAAGCTCCAATGCGAAATCAAGGTCTCCCGCCGCGCCCATGGTTTCTTTCTGGCGGTAAACCGTTAGCCGGCGCGGCCCTGCTTCCGAGTCGCTCATCAACTCTTCCTCAACGTCAGGATCTGTTCAGCCCGGCCGAAGGGTCCGTGGACATCATGAAGCACGGTGGATGTCAGGCCTATGCCGTCGGCTCCGAAGGAGACCTTATTGTCCAGCCCCAACCATTCACCCGACGGAGCGCGATACATGTGGATCTGAAGATCGACGTTAGGAAAAATGTAGCTGTTTTCACCCGGGGGAACGCGGGCCGCTATGCCGTTCGCGGTATCCACCAAGCCCATCAGGCGGGCAAGCTCAGTGCTGTCGTCCTGGTCGGTCAGCGGGTGGGACGTCCGTATCCACAACTTCCCTGATCCGGGGCGGTGTCCCTCCGCGATTCGCATCTCCAAGGAGCGAATGTAACCCCCGGGCCACACACTTGCGCCATCCCACGGCTTGCATTCGTCCGGGGCCGGCATGGGCTCGTCTTCCACTGCGGATACGGCGCTGGTGTCACTGGTGACCATGCGCCAGGCGGCAGCACGGATGGCCACACGGCCTCCCGCTGAAAGCTCTGCCTGGATAAGTTCAATGGTTCGTCCCGGCCTGAGTGTCGAGGTGGTGACTTGGAAATCGCCGCCGGGAATCAGCCCGAGGATTTCGTAGCTGATCCGCGCCAGGCGGACATCGTTCCGTGGTTCATGGCGGACCAGAGCATCGGCGATGATGCCCGAGGCTGGAGCCATGTGTTGTTCGTGGGGATTCCACGCGCCTTGGGCGTGGATGGTGGACCGGTAGCGGCCCTCGCCCAGGGATTCGTAGTAAAAATCGCCGTCTGCCAGTTCCGGTAATGCAGTAGTCAACCCAGGCCTTTCGCCGATCCAGCTGTAGAACTCAGACCACTGTATCCGCTGATTTGGCCTTCGCCCGACGCCGTTGGAACACGACAACCCAGACAACGACGGCCACCAGGGCCGCGACTCCCACCGCAGCCCCGATCGGTGATGCCGCTGCTACCGCCAACCACGCCTCCAGAGCAGCCAGACCAATGGTGGCGTAGAGCAATGCCCAGATGACAGAACCCGCCACCGCCGCGGGCAAGTAACGTCGGAGCGGCATGCGGGCAGCACCGGCCGCAAGGTTGATGGCCGTTTGGAGGCCAATGGTCAGGAAGGCGAGAACGACGGCGTACGGTCCCCAGCGCTGAATCAAGGCCTGGGCCCGGGCTGCTTTGGGGCGTTCCAAAGAACCACCGAAGCGGGTGTGCGCGAATCCGGCAACGGCTCCCCGCCCGATCCAGTAGGTGACATTGACGCGGATCATGACAATCGCGAAGAGCGCCGCGAGTGCGACGCCGAAAGGCAAACTCATGATCTGATCCACTCGACTTAGGCTACCCTAAGCATCACGCCGGTGAAGACTCGGTCCCCTCGACGGCCATGGCGAACCCCGAGCCAGTGGAAACCCTAGGATAAGTCCATGGACCTCCGCGACGCCGCCCAGGAGCTGTACGCCGTAACACCTCGTGATTTCACGGCAGAACGAGCCGCGCAGGTTCGCAAAGCGAAGGATGCCGGCCACAAAGACCTGGCCAAAGAGATCGGCAGCCT
This genomic interval from Paenarthrobacter aurescens TC1 contains the following:
- a CDS encoding putative integral membrane protein, producing MDQIMSLPFGVALAALFAIVMIRVNVTYWIGRGAVAGFAHTRFGGSLERPKAARAQALIQRWGPYAVVLAFLTIGLQTAINLAAGAARMPLRRYLPAAVAGSVIWALLYATIGLAALEAWLAVAAASPIGAAVGVAALVAVVVWVVVFQRRRAKAKSADTVV